From Pulveribacter suum, a single genomic window includes:
- the rpsA gene encoding 30S ribosomal protein S1 has protein sequence MSESFAALFEESLQRTEMRPGEVITAEVVRVEHNFVVVNAGLKSEAYVPIDEFKNDQGEIEVQVGDFVSVAIGSIENGYGDTILSRDTAKRLASWLALEKALESGDFVTGTTSGKVKGGLTVLVNGIRAFLPGSLIDTRPVKDLTPYENKTLEFKVIKLDRKRNNVVLSRRAVVEASMGEERAKLMETLKEGAIVNGVVKNITEYGAFVDLGGIDGLLHITDMAWRRVRHPSEVVQAGQEITAKILKFDTEKNRVSLGLKQMGDDPWMGVSRRYPSGTRLFGKVTNIADYGAFVELEPGIEGLVHVSEMDWTNKNVAPSKLVSLGDEVEVMVLDIDEDKRRISLGMKQCKANPWQEFAQDTKRGDRVKGPIKSITDFGVFVGLAAGIDGLVHLSDLSWNEPGEAAVRNYKKGQEVEAIVLAVDVDRERISLGIKQLDQDPFTTFVTVNDKGQMVSGKVKTVDARGAEIDLGQDIVGYLRASEISRDRVEDARNVLKEGDEVSAVVVNVDRKTRNIQLSIKQKDMVDEQGAMAHLSAQSAKENAGTTSLGALLRAKLDNSDK, from the coding sequence ATGTCTGAATCTTTTGCCGCCCTGTTCGAAGAATCGCTGCAACGCACGGAAATGCGTCCCGGCGAGGTCATCACTGCTGAAGTGGTGCGCGTCGAGCACAACTTCGTGGTCGTGAATGCCGGCCTGAAGTCCGAGGCCTATGTGCCGATCGACGAATTCAAGAACGACCAGGGCGAGATCGAAGTGCAGGTGGGCGACTTCGTGTCGGTCGCCATCGGCTCGATCGAAAACGGCTACGGCGACACCATCCTGAGCCGTGACACCGCCAAGCGCCTGGCCTCCTGGCTGGCGCTGGAAAAGGCGCTGGAGTCCGGCGACTTCGTCACCGGCACGACCAGCGGCAAGGTCAAGGGCGGCCTGACGGTGCTGGTCAACGGCATCCGCGCCTTCCTGCCCGGCTCGCTGATCGACACGCGCCCGGTCAAGGACCTGACTCCCTACGAGAACAAGACCCTGGAATTCAAGGTCATCAAGCTCGACCGCAAGCGCAACAACGTGGTGCTCTCCCGCCGCGCCGTGGTGGAAGCCTCCATGGGCGAAGAGCGCGCCAAGCTGATGGAGACGCTGAAGGAAGGCGCCATCGTCAACGGCGTGGTCAAGAACATCACCGAGTACGGTGCGTTCGTGGATCTGGGTGGCATCGACGGCCTGCTGCACATCACCGACATGGCCTGGCGCCGTGTCCGCCACCCCTCCGAGGTGGTGCAGGCTGGCCAGGAAATCACGGCCAAGATCCTCAAGTTCGACACCGAAAAGAACCGCGTCTCGCTGGGCCTCAAGCAAATGGGCGACGACCCCTGGATGGGCGTGTCGCGCCGCTACCCCTCGGGCACGCGCCTGTTCGGCAAGGTCACCAACATCGCCGACTACGGCGCGTTCGTTGAGCTGGAGCCCGGTATCGAAGGTCTGGTGCACGTCTCCGAAATGGACTGGACCAACAAGAACGTGGCCCCCTCCAAGCTGGTCAGCCTGGGCGACGAGGTCGAAGTCATGGTGCTGGACATCGACGAAGACAAGCGCCGCATCAGCCTGGGCATGAAGCAGTGCAAGGCCAACCCCTGGCAGGAATTCGCGCAGGACACCAAGCGCGGCGACCGTGTCAAGGGCCCGATCAAGTCCATTACTGACTTCGGCGTGTTCGTGGGCCTGGCTGCCGGCATCGACGGCCTGGTGCACCTGTCCGACCTGTCCTGGAACGAGCCCGGCGAAGCCGCCGTGCGCAACTACAAGAAGGGCCAGGAAGTCGAAGCCATCGTGCTGGCCGTGGACGTGGACCGCGAGCGCATCAGCCTGGGCATCAAGCAGCTCGACCAGGACCCCTTCACCACCTTCGTGACGGTGAACGACAAGGGCCAGATGGTTTCCGGCAAGGTCAAGACGGTGGACGCGCGTGGCGCCGAGATCGATCTGGGCCAGGACATCGTCGGCTACCTGCGCGCCTCGGAAATTTCCCGCGACCGCGTGGAAGATGCCCGCAACGTGCTCAAGGAAGGCGACGAAGTCAGCGCCGTGGTGGTGAACGTCGATCGCAAGACGCGCAACATCCAGCTGTCCATCAAGCAAAAGGACATGGTTGACGAGCAAGGCGCCATGGCCCACCTGTCGGCCCAGTCGGCCAAGGAAAATGCCGGCACGACCAGCCTGGGCGCCCTGCTGCGCGCCAAGCTGGACAACTCCGACAAGTAA
- the lapB gene encoding lipopolysaccharide assembly protein LapB: protein MEFDLSWIVLGLPIAFGLGWLASRLDMRQLREDSRRAPKAYFKGLNYLLNEQQDQAIDAFIEAVQNDPDTTELHFALGNLFRRRAEYNRAVRVHEHLLSRGDLSRTDRERAQHALALDFLKAGLLDRAEDALRRLEGTAFEAQARLALLAIYERSRDWPQASDIARRMQAAQQGDFSTRQAHYLCEQALGHAAHGELDAALALLEQAIATAPQAARARIELARLHQRMGHAQAALQALGGLADAAPAALPLAASLLVEVASQAGQAQQAHTLLVRHYEQMPALDLLEAIVALETAGAQGAAAARSWYVRHLEREPSLVAATRWLAGEELAEPDVQPQVQRALEHASKPLTRYRCAACGFEARQHFWQCPGCQTWDSYPARRVEEL from the coding sequence ATGGAATTTGACCTGAGCTGGATCGTCCTGGGCCTGCCCATCGCCTTCGGCCTGGGCTGGCTGGCCTCGCGGCTGGACATGCGCCAGCTGCGCGAAGACAGCCGCCGCGCCCCCAAGGCCTACTTCAAGGGCCTGAACTACCTGCTTAACGAGCAGCAGGACCAGGCCATCGACGCCTTCATCGAGGCCGTGCAGAACGACCCGGACACCACCGAACTGCACTTCGCCCTGGGCAACCTGTTTCGCCGCCGCGCGGAATACAACCGCGCCGTGCGCGTGCACGAGCACCTGCTCTCGCGCGGCGATCTCTCGCGCACCGACCGCGAGCGCGCCCAGCACGCGCTGGCGCTGGACTTCCTGAAAGCCGGCCTGCTGGACCGTGCCGAAGATGCCCTGCGCCGCCTGGAGGGCACGGCCTTCGAGGCGCAGGCCCGCCTGGCGCTGCTGGCCATCTACGAGCGCTCGCGCGACTGGCCCCAGGCCAGCGACATCGCCCGGCGGATGCAGGCCGCGCAGCAGGGCGACTTCAGCACCCGCCAGGCGCACTACCTGTGCGAGCAGGCGCTGGGGCACGCCGCCCATGGCGAACTGGACGCCGCCCTCGCGCTGCTGGAGCAGGCCATCGCCACCGCCCCCCAGGCCGCGCGTGCCCGCATCGAGCTGGCCCGGCTGCACCAGCGCATGGGCCATGCGCAGGCGGCACTGCAGGCCCTGGGCGGCTTGGCCGACGCCGCCCCTGCGGCACTGCCCCTGGCCGCGTCGCTGCTGGTAGAGGTGGCCAGCCAGGCCGGCCAGGCGCAGCAGGCGCACACGCTGCTGGTGCGCCACTACGAGCAGATGCCGGCGCTGGACCTGCTGGAGGCCATCGTCGCCCTGGAAACTGCCGGCGCCCAGGGTGCGGCCGCGGCGCGCAGCTGGTACGTGCGCCACCTCGAGCGCGAGCCCTCGCTGGTCGCCGCCACGCGCTGGCTGGCCGGCGAGGAGTTGGCCGAGCCCGACGTCCAGCCCCAGGTGCAGCGCGCGCTGGAGCACGCCAGCAAGCCGCTGACGCGCTACCGCTGCGCTGCCTGCGGCTTCGAGGCGCGCCAGCACTTCTGGCAATGCCCCGGCTGCCAGACCTGGGACAGCTACCCCGCGCGGCGGGTGGAAGAACTGTAG
- a CDS encoding monovalent cation/H+ antiporter subunit D yields the protein MSTLLPELAARSMPHLMLAPIVLPLFTATLTLLMREERQRVKLGLNIASTALGLLIAVALLGWAHEASTPAGMGVYLQGNWAAPFGIVLVLDRLSALMLVLTSTIALCAIVFAGTRWHRAGVHFHTLYQLQLMGLAGAFLTGDLFNLFVFFEIMLAASYGLLLHGSGRARVQSGLHYIAINLAASSLFLIGASMLYGITGTLNMADLARCVPLVAPQDLGLLHAAAAILATAFLIKAAVWPLNFWLVPAYSAATAPVGALFAVMTKVGIYTLLRLWTLMFGSEAGASALFGGAWLMGAGMLTMAFGAIGMMASQRPVHQAGFAALLSSGTVLAAAGFGQNQLTAAMLYYLPGSTLAIAALFLLADLIERWRTDGTALRADDGDEAPFLTPELVPRPGLNLDDEEEVLVGRAIPAAAALLGLAWLMSTLVIAGLPPLSGFVGKFAMLSALLNPLGLGSSAGVQPGAAGWTLLALLIATGLLSLMALTRAGMRNFWAASERLAPRLHVLEGLPVAALLAACVALTLGAGPVMRFTEAAANALHAPDTYIRAVLQAQPVAGPAPAPVPPAVGLTPGAAR from the coding sequence ATGAGCACGCTGCTGCCCGAGCTGGCCGCCCGCTCCATGCCGCACCTGATGCTGGCGCCCATCGTGCTGCCGCTGTTCACCGCCACGCTCACCTTGCTGATGCGCGAGGAGCGCCAGCGCGTCAAGCTGGGGCTGAACATCGCCTCCACCGCGCTGGGCTTGCTGATTGCCGTGGCGCTGCTGGGCTGGGCGCACGAGGCCAGCACGCCGGCCGGCATGGGCGTGTACCTGCAGGGCAACTGGGCGGCGCCCTTCGGCATCGTGCTGGTGCTGGACCGCCTGAGCGCGCTGATGCTGGTGCTGACCAGCACCATCGCCCTGTGCGCCATCGTCTTTGCCGGCACGCGCTGGCACCGCGCGGGGGTGCACTTCCACACGCTGTACCAGTTGCAGCTGATGGGCCTGGCCGGGGCCTTTCTGACCGGCGACCTGTTCAACCTGTTCGTGTTCTTCGAGATCATGCTGGCCGCCTCCTACGGCCTGCTGCTGCACGGCTCGGGGCGCGCGCGCGTGCAGTCGGGCCTGCACTACATCGCCATCAACCTGGCCGCGTCCTCGCTGTTTCTGATTGGCGCGTCCATGCTGTACGGCATCACCGGCACGCTGAACATGGCCGACCTGGCGCGCTGCGTGCCGCTGGTCGCCCCGCAAGACCTGGGCCTGCTGCACGCGGCCGCCGCCATCCTGGCCACGGCCTTTTTGATCAAGGCCGCCGTGTGGCCGCTGAACTTCTGGCTGGTGCCGGCCTACAGCGCGGCCACCGCCCCCGTGGGGGCGCTGTTCGCCGTCATGACCAAGGTCGGCATCTACACGCTGCTGCGCCTGTGGACGCTGATGTTCGGCAGCGAGGCCGGCGCCTCCGCCCTCTTCGGCGGGGCCTGGCTGATGGGCGCGGGCATGCTGACCATGGCCTTTGGCGCCATCGGCATGATGGCCTCGCAGCGGCCGGTACACCAGGCGGGCTTTGCCGCACTGCTGTCCTCGGGCACGGTGCTGGCAGCCGCCGGCTTCGGCCAGAACCAGCTCACGGCCGCCATGCTGTACTACCTGCCCGGCTCCACCCTGGCCATTGCCGCGCTGTTCCTGCTGGCCGACCTGATCGAGCGCTGGCGCACCGACGGCACGGCGCTGCGCGCCGACGATGGCGACGAAGCCCCCTTCCTCACGCCCGAGCTGGTGCCGCGCCCCGGCCTGAACCTGGACGACGAGGAGGAAGTGCTGGTCGGCCGCGCCATCCCCGCCGCCGCCGCGCTGCTGGGCCTGGCCTGGCTGATGAGCACGCTGGTCATCGCCGGCCTGCCGCCGCTGTCGGGCTTTGTGGGCAAGTTCGCCATGCTCTCGGCCCTGCTCAACCCGCTGGGCCTGGGCTCGTCGGCGGGCGTGCAGCCCGGCGCGGCCGGCTGGACGCTGCTGGCGCTGCTGATCGCCACGGGGCTGCTGTCGCTGATGGCCCTGACGCGCGCCGGCATGCGCAACTTCTGGGCCGCCTCCGAACGCCTGGCGCCGCGCCTGCACGTGCTGGAAGGCCTGCCCGTGGCCGCGCTGCTGGCCGCCTGCGTGGCGCTGACACTGGGCGCCGGGCCCGTCATGCGCTTCACCGAGGCCGCGGCCAACGCCCTGCATGCGCCAGACACCTACATCCGCGCCGTGCTGCAGGCGCAGCCCGTGGCGGGCCCGGCGCCTGCGCCCGTCCCGCCCGCGGTGGGCCTCACGCCAGGAGCCGCCCGGTGA
- a CDS encoding Na+/H+ antiporter subunit E, producing MIKKLLPAPLVSLGLFIVWLVLNHSTSAGHLLLAALLAVALPLVFASLRPQAVRVRRPLTIVRLCFIVMVDTTESNIAVLRALLRPGPPRHAADFVTIPLELRDPNALAVLAMIVCITPGTSWAELSLDRSLLMLHVLEVQDAQAIVQHVKTRYERPLMEIFES from the coding sequence GTGATCAAGAAGCTGCTGCCCGCGCCGCTGGTCTCGCTGGGGCTGTTCATTGTCTGGCTGGTGCTCAACCACTCCACCAGCGCCGGCCACCTGCTGCTGGCGGCGTTGCTGGCCGTGGCGCTGCCGCTGGTGTTCGCCTCGCTGCGGCCGCAGGCGGTGCGCGTGCGCCGGCCGCTGACCATCGTGCGGCTGTGCTTCATCGTCATGGTGGACACCACCGAATCCAACATCGCCGTGCTGCGCGCGCTCTTGCGCCCCGGCCCGCCGCGCCACGCTGCAGACTTCGTGACCATTCCGCTGGAGCTGCGCGACCCCAACGCCCTGGCCGTGCTGGCGATGATCGTGTGCATCACGCCCGGCACCTCCTGGGCCGAGCTGTCGCTGGACCGTTCCCTGCTCATGCTGCACGTGCTGGAGGTACAGGATGCGCAGGCTATCGTGCAGCACGTCAAGACCCGCTACGAGCGACCGCTGATGGAGATTTTCGAGTCATGA
- a CDS encoding LapA family protein produces MKYLLWLLKAAIFFTLFAFALNNQQSATVHFFFGTQWTAPLVLVVLSAFALGLIVGVLGMVPRWWHHRNAARRRQAAAAAKAAPAPAADLAPSDTEAALAQSPLHGI; encoded by the coding sequence ATGAAGTACCTGCTGTGGCTGCTCAAGGCAGCCATTTTTTTCACCTTGTTCGCCTTTGCGCTGAACAACCAGCAAAGCGCCACCGTGCATTTCTTCTTCGGCACGCAGTGGACGGCGCCGCTGGTGCTGGTGGTGCTCAGCGCGTTCGCGCTGGGCCTGATCGTGGGCGTGCTGGGCATGGTGCCGCGCTGGTGGCACCACCGCAACGCCGCGCGCCGCAGGCAGGCCGCGGCGGCTGCCAAGGCGGCTCCCGCGCCCGCTGCCGACCTGGCTCCTTCCGATACCGAAGCCGCCCTCGCCCAGTCCCCCCTCCATGGAATTTGA
- the mnhG gene encoding monovalent cation/H(+) antiporter subunit G gives MTPAAALPLWLDITISVLVLAGAFVAFMGSFGLLRLKSYFERVHAPSIIATLGCWFTMHATLIYFSATDQLALHALLIALFIAVTVPITTIFLMRAALFRARRMGEKVPPSLSRTMHSYDGARDS, from the coding sequence ATGACGCCGGCCGCGGCCCTGCCGCTGTGGCTGGACATCACCATTTCGGTGCTGGTGCTGGCCGGCGCCTTCGTGGCCTTCATGGGCTCGTTCGGCCTGCTGCGCCTGAAAAGCTACTTCGAGCGCGTGCACGCCCCCTCCATCATCGCCACGCTGGGCTGCTGGTTCACCATGCACGCCACGCTGATCTATTTTTCGGCCACCGACCAGCTGGCGCTGCATGCGCTGCTGATCGCCCTGTTCATCGCCGTGACGGTGCCCATCACCACCATCTTCCTGATGCGCGCGGCGCTGTTTCGCGCCCGCCGCATGGGCGAGAAGGTGCCGCCCAGCCTGAGCCGCACCATGCACAGCTACGACGGCGCACGGGATTCCTGA
- a CDS encoding integration host factor subunit beta encodes MTRSDLVEELAERFAQLTQRDAELAVKTILDAVGDALVRGHRIEIRGFGSFSVNHRPPRMGRNPRTGQAVQIPEKRVPHFKPGKALREAVDQRNPV; translated from the coding sequence ATGACCCGATCCGACCTCGTGGAAGAACTTGCGGAGCGCTTTGCCCAGCTGACGCAGCGCGACGCCGAGCTCGCCGTCAAGACCATCCTGGACGCCGTGGGCGACGCACTGGTACGCGGCCACCGCATCGAGATCCGCGGCTTCGGCAGTTTCTCGGTAAACCACCGCCCGCCCCGCATGGGCCGCAACCCGCGTACCGGCCAGGCCGTGCAGATCCCGGAAAAGCGCGTGCCCCACTTCAAGCCCGGCAAGGCCCTGCGCGAGGCCGTGGACCAGCGCAACCCGGTTTGA
- a CDS encoding monovalent cation/H+ antiporter subunit A — MSLVFLILLPFVASMLAAVLPANARNTESTLAGVVALFCTVQTALAFPGVEDGGVLREDIEWLPALGLQLSIRMDGFAWMFAMLIFGIGTLVVLYARYYMSPNDPVPRFFSFFLAFMGAMAGVVLSGNLVLLVFFWELTSLFSFLLIGYWHHRRDARRGARMALTVTATGGLCLLAGVLVLGHIVGSYDLDHVLKSAELVRGHPLYLTALVLVLLGAFTKSAQFPFHFWLPHAMAAPTPVSAYLHSATMVKAGVFLLARLWPVMGDTDAWFWLVGGAGVCTLLVGGYAAIFQNDLKGLLAYSTISHLGLIVLLLGLNSRLAAVAAVFHIMNHATFKASLFMAAGIVDHESGTRDIRRLSGLRVMMPITATLAAVASAAMAGVPLLNGFLSKEMFFAETVYLNASPLVATLLPAAATVAGMFSVAYSLRFVLDVFGGPPARDLPHPPHEPPHWMRVPVELLVLICLVVGIFPAWAVGRYLDAAALPVVGGELPPFSLALWHGVNTPFIMSLIALAGGTALYLFVRRQHRAGQMEAPPLMYRIDGKRLFEGALALLSGASRSARAALSTSRLQWQMLWLVLATLVAGAAPVLLGGSPGGEGRALLPLSASFVLLWTLGAICALAAAWQAKYHRLAALVFMGGAGLCVCITFLWFSAPDLALTQLSVEVVTTVLILLGLRWLPRRDASLPAAAPGALQTRLRRLRDFGLALAAGGGMAWLAMAMMSRPFAESTSTFFLQRALAEGGGTNVVNVMLVDFRGFDTFGEIVVLGIVALTVYALLRRFRPAGEAMDLPEQQRFLPADLQTDLLNPRGAQDTAIGYLMVPAVLVRLLLPFTALVAIYLFMRGHDKPGGGFVAGLVFSVGLLLQYIVSGTAWVEAHMRLFPRRWIATGMLLALGTGLGSVVLGYPFLTSHMAHLRLPLLGDVHVASAIFFDAGVFALVVGATLLILTAIAHQSVRSHRWHARLLEEEQLALAAVVSYDDEPLPPPRGAR; from the coding sequence ATGTCCCTGGTTTTCCTCATCCTGCTGCCCTTCGTTGCAAGCATGCTGGCGGCTGTATTGCCGGCCAACGCACGCAATACGGAGTCCACGCTGGCAGGGGTGGTGGCGCTGTTTTGCACCGTGCAGACGGCGCTGGCGTTTCCGGGGGTCGAGGACGGCGGCGTGCTGCGCGAGGACATCGAGTGGCTGCCCGCGCTGGGCCTGCAGCTGTCCATCCGCATGGACGGCTTCGCCTGGATGTTCGCCATGCTGATCTTCGGCATCGGCACGCTGGTGGTGCTGTACGCGCGCTACTACATGTCGCCCAACGACCCGGTGCCGCGCTTTTTCTCGTTCTTTCTGGCCTTCATGGGCGCCATGGCCGGGGTGGTGCTGTCGGGCAATCTGGTGCTGCTGGTGTTCTTTTGGGAGCTGACCAGCCTGTTTTCCTTCCTGCTGATCGGCTACTGGCATCACCGGCGCGACGCGCGGCGCGGCGCCCGCATGGCGCTGACGGTGACGGCCACGGGCGGCCTGTGCCTGCTGGCGGGCGTGCTGGTCCTGGGCCACATCGTGGGCAGCTACGACCTGGACCATGTGCTCAAGTCCGCCGAGCTGGTGCGCGGCCACCCTTTGTATCTGACGGCGCTGGTGCTGGTGCTGCTGGGCGCCTTCACCAAGAGCGCGCAGTTTCCCTTCCACTTCTGGCTGCCCCACGCCATGGCGGCGCCCACGCCGGTCTCTGCCTACCTGCATTCGGCCACCATGGTCAAGGCCGGCGTGTTCCTGCTGGCGCGGCTGTGGCCCGTAATGGGCGACACCGACGCCTGGTTCTGGCTGGTGGGTGGCGCAGGCGTGTGCACGCTGCTGGTGGGCGGCTACGCAGCCATCTTCCAAAACGACCTGAAGGGCCTGCTGGCGTATTCCACCATCTCGCACCTGGGCCTGATCGTGCTGCTGCTCGGGCTCAACAGCCGTCTGGCCGCTGTGGCCGCCGTGTTCCACATCATGAACCACGCCACCTTCAAGGCCTCGCTGTTCATGGCCGCCGGCATCGTGGACCACGAAAGCGGCACGCGCGACATCCGCCGCCTGTCGGGCCTGCGCGTGATGATGCCCATCACCGCCACGCTCGCTGCCGTGGCCAGCGCCGCCATGGCCGGCGTGCCGCTGCTCAACGGTTTTCTGTCCAAGGAAATGTTCTTCGCCGAGACGGTCTATCTGAACGCCTCGCCACTGGTGGCCACGCTGCTGCCGGCCGCGGCCACCGTGGCCGGCATGTTCAGCGTGGCGTATTCGCTGCGCTTCGTGCTGGACGTGTTCGGCGGCCCGCCGGCGCGTGATTTGCCCCACCCGCCCCACGAGCCGCCGCACTGGATGCGCGTGCCCGTGGAGCTGCTGGTGCTGATCTGCCTGGTGGTGGGCATCTTCCCGGCCTGGGCCGTGGGCCGCTACCTGGACGCCGCCGCACTGCCCGTGGTGGGCGGCGAGCTGCCGCCCTTCAGTCTGGCGCTGTGGCATGGCGTGAACACGCCCTTCATCATGAGCCTGATCGCCCTGGCCGGCGGCACGGCGCTGTACCTGTTCGTGCGCCGCCAGCACCGCGCCGGCCAGATGGAGGCGCCCCCGCTGATGTACCGCATCGACGGCAAGCGCCTTTTCGAAGGTGCCCTGGCCCTGCTGTCGGGCGCCAGCCGCAGCGCCCGCGCGGCGCTGTCCACCAGCCGTCTGCAGTGGCAGATGCTGTGGCTGGTGCTGGCCACGCTCGTCGCCGGTGCCGCGCCGGTGCTGCTGGGCGGTAGCCCCGGCGGCGAAGGCCGCGCGCTGCTGCCGCTGTCCGCGTCCTTCGTGCTGCTGTGGACGCTGGGAGCCATCTGCGCGCTGGCGGCCGCCTGGCAGGCCAAGTACCACCGGCTGGCCGCGCTGGTCTTCATGGGGGGCGCGGGACTGTGCGTGTGCATCACCTTCCTGTGGTTTTCCGCGCCCGACTTGGCGCTGACCCAGCTGTCGGTGGAGGTGGTGACGACCGTCCTCATCCTGCTGGGCCTGCGCTGGCTGCCCCGGCGCGACGCCAGCCTGCCCGCGGCCGCCCCCGGCGCGCTGCAAACGCGCCTGCGCCGCCTGCGCGACTTCGGCCTGGCGCTGGCCGCCGGCGGCGGCATGGCCTGGCTGGCCATGGCCATGATGAGCCGGCCGTTTGCCGAAAGCACCTCCACCTTCTTCCTGCAGCGCGCGCTGGCGGAGGGCGGCGGCACCAACGTGGTCAACGTCATGCTGGTGGACTTCCGGGGTTTCGACACCTTCGGCGAGATCGTGGTGCTGGGCATCGTGGCGCTCACCGTGTATGCGCTGCTGCGGCGTTTTCGCCCTGCCGGCGAAGCCATGGACCTGCCCGAGCAGCAACGCTTTTTGCCCGCCGACCTGCAGACCGACCTGCTGAACCCGCGCGGCGCCCAGGACACCGCCATCGGCTACCTGATGGTGCCGGCCGTGCTGGTGCGCCTGCTGCTGCCGTTCACGGCACTGGTAGCCATCTACCTGTTCATGCGCGGCCACGACAAGCCGGGCGGCGGCTTTGTGGCCGGGCTGGTGTTTTCCGTCGGCCTGCTGCTGCAGTACATCGTCTCCGGCACGGCCTGGGTCGAGGCGCACATGCGCCTGTTTCCGCGCCGCTGGATCGCCACCGGCATGCTGCTGGCCCTGGGCACCGGCCTGGGATCGGTAGTGCTGGGCTACCCCTTCCTGACCAGCCACATGGCGCACCTGCGCTTGCCGCTGCTGGGCGACGTGCATGTGGCCAGCGCCATCTTCTTCGACGCCGGCGTGTTTGCCCTGGTGGTGGGCGCCACGCTGCTGATCCTCACCGCCATCGCCCACCAGTCGGTGCGCAGCCACCGCTGGCATGCGCGCCTGCTGGAAGAAGAGCAGCTGGCCCTGGCCGCCGTCGTCAGCTACGACGACGAGCCCCTGCCCCCACCCCGGGGAGCGCGCTGA
- a CDS encoding ComEA family DNA-binding protein, producing the protein MRTFLASLLAAVCLACALPAAAQPATAAIEANQATEAQLDGINGLGPATTRRILAARDQQPFADWRDLIARVKGIGPASAERLSHQGLRVVGQPYGAVPAPAPADSR; encoded by the coding sequence ATGCGAACATTCCTTGCTTCATTGCTGGCGGCTGTCTGCCTGGCCTGCGCCCTGCCGGCCGCTGCGCAACCGGCCACCGCCGCCATCGAGGCCAACCAGGCCACCGAAGCGCAGCTGGACGGCATCAACGGCCTCGGGCCTGCCACCACCCGGCGCATCCTTGCCGCGCGCGACCAGCAGCCCTTTGCCGACTGGCGCGACTTGATCGCCCGCGTCAAGGGCATCGGCCCGGCCTCGGCCGAGCGCCTGTCGCACCAGGGCCTGCGGGTGGTCGGCCAGCCCTACGGCGCCGTGCCCGCGCCCGCACCTGCAGACAGCCGCTGA
- a CDS encoding Na+/H+ antiporter subunit C, which produces MEIVLALAIGVLTGSGVWLLLRPRTFQIIMGLSLLSYAVNLFIFSMGRLGLAVGKEPVLAAGVPQDLQHYADPLPQALVLTAIVIGFAMTALFLVVLLASRGISGTDHVDGTQAPGSQEMP; this is translated from the coding sequence ATGGAGATCGTGCTGGCGCTGGCCATCGGCGTGCTCACCGGCTCGGGCGTGTGGCTGCTGCTGCGCCCGCGCACCTTCCAGATCATCATGGGCCTGTCGCTGCTGTCGTATGCGGTGAACCTGTTCATCTTCAGCATGGGCCGCCTGGGCCTGGCCGTGGGCAAGGAGCCGGTGCTGGCGGCCGGCGTGCCGCAAGACCTGCAGCACTACGCCGACCCCCTGCCCCAGGCACTGGTGCTCACCGCCATCGTCATCGGCTTTGCCATGACGGCGCTGTTCCTGGTGGTGCTGCTGGCCTCGCGCGGCATCAGCGGCACCGACCACGTGGACGGCACCCAGGCCCCGGGCAGCCAGGAGATGCCATGA
- a CDS encoding K+/H+ antiporter subunit F — protein sequence MTSPVLSWALPAAMLVLALAMVLCLARVAWGPNAQDRILALDCMYLNGMLFMLLLGMYYGSTNYFEAAMLIALLGFVSSTALAKFLLRGEVIE from the coding sequence ATGACCAGCCCCGTCCTTTCCTGGGCGCTGCCCGCGGCCATGCTGGTGCTGGCACTGGCCATGGTGCTGTGCCTGGCGCGCGTGGCCTGGGGCCCGAACGCGCAGGACCGCATCCTGGCGCTGGACTGCATGTACCTCAACGGCATGCTGTTCATGCTGCTGCTGGGCATGTACTACGGCAGCACCAACTACTTCGAGGCGGCCATGCTGATCGCGCTGCTGGGCTTCGTCAGCTCCACGGCGCTGGCCAAGTTCCTGCTGCGCGGCGAGGTGATCGAATGA